A window of Nicotiana sylvestris chromosome 8, ASM39365v2, whole genome shotgun sequence genomic DNA:
CTTCATATGAGTTATGGACTGGAAGACAACCTGACCTAAGTGTATTAAGACCTTGGGGTTGTGCTGCCTATACACATGATTCCTCTCACAAATATGGCAAATTGGGCCCGAGGGGCAAGAAAAGTATCTTTATAAGATACTCTGAAACCTCAAAGGGTTATGTGTTTATAGGTCAGTAAGACAGTGGGAGTGTAACTGAGTTTGAATCATGAGATGTCACATTCTTAGAGGATGAGTTCCCTAAGAAGGGAGAGGTAGGTCAAGACCTAATCTTATTTGAGATAATGGATCAAGAAGTACAAGGATCACTTAATTCGAGTGGGAGAATTTTAGAAGATGGTGAATTAGTTTCTCATCAAAGACCTCCTTCATCATCAGATGCGAATGAGAGTAATCTTTCTACTTTTAGTGGAAGTGACCAAATGGATCTTGTTCCAAGTGGGAGCGAGATAGTCATAGATCTTGTTCAAAGTGGGAGCAGAATGAATGATCTTGATCTGAGTGGGAGCAACATTGATCCAAATAGGAACAATGATGAATCACAAGTAAGGCGTGGTTCTCGTAAAAAGATTCCTCGCCGACGATTTGATGTTGAAGGCGGAGAACTATTTATGATGCTCCTACAAGAATAAAAtgagcctaaaaatgtaaaagaggCTCTCTCATGCCCTTATAAGGATAAATGGACAAAAGCAATGGAAGATGAATTGGAGTCTATGAGAGTCAACAAAGTTTAGGAACTAGTTGACCTCCCTGAAGGACGCAAAGCAATTGGGAGCAAATGGGTTCTCAAAATTAAGCTCAAGGCTGATGGCACAGTTGAGAGATTTAAGGCTTGACTGGTGGCGAAATGGAATACACAGCAGAAAGGAATAGACTACGAAGAGACTTTCTCGCCTGCTATATGATTTACCTCTGTTCGCCTGGTTCTAGCTATTATTGCAAGCCTGGATCTTGAATTACATCAGATGGATGTAAATACTGCTTTTCTTAATGGAGAACTAGATGAAGAAATCTATATGGAAGAACCTAAGTATTTCATTGAAAAGGTCCACGAACAAAAGGTTTATAGACTTTTAAAGTCTATTTATAGCCTCAAACAATCTTCAAAGCAGTGGTATATACACTTTCAAAATGTTCTTGTATCCAATGGTTTTACCATGATGGATGAAGACCATTGCGTTTATACTAATAGATCAAGAAACAAGCTTGTGATTTTAACATTGTATGTAGATGACATACTTATAGCTGGAAATGATAAGGAGTTTATAACTGAGATAAAGTCATGGTTATCATCctaatttgagatgaaagatatgGGTGAAGCTGCATATATTCTTGGAGTTAAGATTTCAAGAGATCGTCCAAAGAAACTATTGTATCTCTCACAAGAGAATTACATTAGAAAAGTTCTTGAAcgatttaatatgcaaaatagtaGCCCAGTTGAAACTCCTATCAGTAAAGGCCATACTTGGGAAGTCAGATGTGTCCTAAGACTCCTGAAGAGACAGAAAGAATGAGCCGAGTTCCTTATAGAAGCACAGTCGAAAGTCTAATGTATGCTATGGTGTACCCTAGACCTGATATCTGTCAAGCAGTTGGCTTGGTAAGTAGATATCAGACCAACCCAGGTTTAGCACATTGGCAAGCAGTAAAGAGGATCATGAGATATCTGAAGGGAACTGCTGATTATGCCTTTTGTTATCAAGGCGGCAAGGATCTGCGATTAGTGGAATACAGTGATGCTGACCATGGAAGAGATCTAGACGAGAGGAATTCTACCTCAAGATATGTATTCTTACTCAGTGATGGGGCCATATCATGGAGTAGCAAGAAACAATCATGTGTATCACTATCTACGATGAAAGCCGAATACGTGGCTCTCGCATCAGCAACAGAAGaagttgtttggttgaaaaagttCTTGGAGCACTTATTAGATATTGTTGAAAATACTGAACCAGTATTAGTCTACTGTGACAGTGAGGCTGCAATATCCTCCACCAAGGATCCAAAGTTTCATTGTAAAACCAAATATATAGATATCA
This region includes:
- the LOC138874482 gene encoding secreted RxLR effector protein 161-like; translation: MCPKTPEETERMSRVPYRSTVESLMYAMVYPRPDICQAVGLVSRYQTNPGLAHWQAVKRIMRYLKGTADYAFCYQGGKDLRLVEYSDADHGRDLDERNSTSRYVFLLSDGAISWSSKKQSCVSLSTMKAEYVALASATEEVVWLKKFLEHLLDIVENTEPVLVYCDSEAAISSTKDPKFHCKTKYIDIKYNYARDMVRRKVVNMKYVSTKDMLADPLTKMHL